One Falsarthrobacter nasiphocae DNA segment encodes these proteins:
- a CDS encoding NAD-dependent succinate-semialdehyde dehydrogenase encodes MSDYRTENPATGEVENTWTTLTDEQAQGALDTAHKAFASWRDEPLETRVAVLSKTAQAFKDQAKELAEIAAREMGKPLNQGVEEAELCAQIFAYYADNAEDLLAPTDLGPQGARSSVVELEPVGALVGVMPWNFPYYQVARFVAPNLLLGNTILLKPAEICAASAERIESMLREAGLPQGVYQTIHATNQQIADLVADPRVAGVSLTGSERAGSAVAEGAGRNLTKSLLELGGSDPFIVLGGNIAKTAETAGFARMENAGQACNAPKRMIVLEEHYDEFVEGLVSYVSGLKVGNPLEDGTDMGPLSSVDARDRLVELLEDAREKGATFHTGGTVVDGPGAFIEPAVITGITREMRAFEEELFGPVAVVYKVGSVEEAIELANDTPFGLSGSVWSDDLEKAEATARRIEAGMVYVNEHGTTAAGLPFGGVKRSGYGRELAENGLHEFVNHRLVRVSDAL; translated from the coding sequence ATGTCTGACTACCGCACCGAGAACCCCGCCACCGGCGAGGTCGAGAACACATGGACCACCCTGACGGACGAGCAGGCTCAGGGCGCGCTGGATACCGCCCACAAGGCTTTCGCCTCGTGGCGGGATGAGCCCTTGGAGACCCGCGTCGCCGTCCTGTCGAAGACGGCGCAGGCCTTCAAGGACCAGGCCAAGGAGCTCGCGGAGATCGCTGCCCGCGAGATGGGCAAGCCCCTCAACCAGGGCGTTGAGGAGGCCGAGCTCTGCGCCCAGATCTTCGCCTACTACGCAGACAACGCCGAGGACCTCCTCGCCCCCACGGACCTGGGGCCGCAGGGGGCGCGCAGCAGCGTCGTCGAGCTGGAGCCGGTGGGTGCCCTCGTCGGCGTCATGCCGTGGAACTTCCCGTACTACCAGGTCGCGCGGTTCGTCGCGCCGAACCTGCTGCTCGGCAACACGATCCTCCTCAAGCCCGCCGAGATCTGCGCGGCGTCTGCCGAGCGCATCGAGTCGATGCTCCGTGAGGCAGGCCTGCCCCAGGGTGTGTACCAGACGATCCATGCAACAAACCAGCAGATCGCGGACCTCGTCGCTGACCCCCGCGTCGCCGGCGTCTCCCTGACCGGCAGCGAGCGCGCTGGCTCGGCAGTGGCCGAGGGCGCGGGACGCAACCTGACCAAGTCCCTCCTGGAGCTTGGCGGGTCAGACCCGTTCATCGTCCTTGGCGGCAACATCGCCAAGACCGCGGAGACGGCCGGGTTCGCCCGCATGGAGAACGCCGGGCAGGCGTGCAACGCGCCGAAGCGCATGATCGTGCTCGAGGAGCACTACGACGAGTTCGTCGAGGGCCTCGTGTCCTACGTGTCCGGCTTGAAGGTCGGCAACCCCCTGGAGGACGGCACCGACATGGGCCCGCTCTCCTCGGTTGACGCGCGGGACCGCCTCGTGGAGCTGCTCGAGGACGCTCGCGAGAAGGGCGCCACGTTCCACACGGGCGGCACCGTGGTGGACGGCCCGGGCGCGTTCATCGAGCCCGCCGTCATCACGGGCATCACCCGGGAGATGCGCGCGTTCGAGGAGGAGCTCTTCGGGCCGGTCGCCGTGGTCTACAAGGTGGGCAGCGTCGAGGAAGCCATCGAGCTCGCCAACGACACCCCGTTCGGCCTGAGCGGCTCCGTGTGGAGCGACGACCTCGAGAAGGCCGAGGCCACCGCCCGCCGCATCGAGGCCGGCATGGTCTACGTCAACGAACACGGCACCACCGCGGCGGGCCTGCCGTTCGGCGGCGTCAAGCGCTCCGGCTACGGGCGTGAGCTCGCGGAGAACGGCCTGCACGAGTTCGTCAACCACCGCCTCGTGCGGGTTTCCGACGCTCTCTAG
- a CDS encoding glycosyltransferase family 2 protein: MKIAVVTIASQDRADRVRRQHEGLAASAGIEGDEVLPVVVDLADPRITPHAHADGTPGRVPLAAARNLGARTAAEAGADLVVFLDADCIPGTDLLARYRDAASARPDALLAGPVTYLTEDETRLPLESLRRAVHPHAARPNPPAGTLVTVGAREENRQGYTLFWSLSFAATPAVYERVGGFYEGYQGYGGEDTDFGFLALAAGVDLVWVGGAHAFHQWHPVSSPPVEHLADILVNARIFHARWGVWPMVGWLEAFEATGLARRDDAGWHLAGSAGAADDAPGG, from the coding sequence ATGAAGATCGCCGTCGTGACCATCGCAAGCCAGGACCGGGCCGATCGCGTCCGGCGCCAGCACGAGGGCCTTGCCGCGTCCGCGGGGATTGAGGGGGACGAGGTCCTGCCCGTCGTCGTCGACCTTGCGGACCCCCGCATCACGCCGCACGCGCACGCGGACGGGACACCGGGGCGCGTGCCGCTTGCCGCCGCCCGCAACCTCGGGGCGCGGACCGCAGCGGAGGCGGGGGCGGACCTCGTCGTCTTCCTGGACGCCGACTGCATCCCTGGCACCGACCTCCTCGCGCGCTACCGCGACGCTGCATCCGCCCGCCCCGACGCGCTCCTCGCCGGCCCCGTCACCTACCTGACGGAGGACGAGACGCGCCTGCCGCTTGAGTCTCTGCGACGCGCCGTCCACCCCCACGCCGCGCGCCCAAACCCGCCCGCCGGGACGCTCGTCACCGTCGGGGCGCGCGAGGAGAACCGTCAGGGGTACACCCTGTTCTGGTCGCTCTCCTTCGCGGCCACGCCCGCCGTCTACGAGCGAGTCGGCGGGTTCTACGAGGGGTACCAGGGGTATGGGGGCGAGGACACGGACTTCGGGTTCCTCGCGCTTGCGGCCGGCGTGGACCTCGTGTGGGTGGGCGGGGCGCATGCTTTCCACCAGTGGCACCCCGTCAGCAGCCCGCCCGTGGAGCACCTGGCCGACATCCTCGTCAACGCCCGCATCTTCCACGCGCGTTGGGGCGTCTGGCCCATGGTCGGCTGGCTTGAGGCGTTCGAGGCGACGGGCCTCGCGCGGAGGGATGACGCGGGGTGGCACCTGGCTGGGTCAGCAGGAGCGGCCGACGACGCGCCTGGCGGCTAA
- a CDS encoding glycosyltransferase — MPSKHSRPRVVTIPESHPYIEAVLGSRHVEHVRHSVRPPAEPRSPWAPSLALNGAWVEGNADRFDVAHVHFGFEGFELEEITAFIRALARVGKSLFVTVHDLENPQLPLEEQGAYRAKLAALVRAADQVLTLTPGAAREIHERWGVRAVVVAHPPQFHTASAPLPDLVAQLLGPTGGPAAERPSGTAPASVVGQEGRALRAGALVKDARPNLDLTALASLARAVDDDAGWRLEILHHGRFRAGREAAAAELLAAVELLERVTAVERGRLEDGELIAWVASLDLLVLPYGHGTHSGLLELANDLGTRVLLTRAGHFGDQRPGLNIVADLAEPSEAAAALAEAREAGELAPCDAETLTSTLKAVRREHRELYRRAVWPRAAEGRAERKRVLVLAPFRHPLRQPHQGGLESHVWTLVRELRHRGHEVFLAAPEGSDFLEGAPSEFVYPPYAWPEGVPVTDAGFPPEVRELEQAAMSRAMEFAAAHPEWFDVVHNHTLHPEPLRWIGRLGVPMVTTVHTPPLPEMVAEFAALTEDARRWASVVAVSEHTQRSWDSEGVESEVVRNGVDTKAWVFGAGGDELCWFGRIVPEKGPHIAIAVAEALGCPLTLAGPIGDSEYAREQILPRLGRRPSGAVIRHVGALRQMELAELVGSSACSLITPLWDEPFGLVAAESLASGTPVVALRRGGLGEVFGRQRGVTLVDPAPTPERAGGGDDDALSAGRDPLGSEINETADVPCPERDAISAARMAEALVDLLPAYRDPEQSLAARWAARHDAVRRFSFERTMDRLEGVYERACEAVEGLA; from the coding sequence GTGCCCTCGAAGCACTCTCGCCCCCGAGTCGTCACCATTCCCGAGTCCCACCCCTACATCGAGGCCGTCCTCGGCTCTCGACATGTGGAGCACGTGCGGCACTCGGTCAGGCCCCCGGCCGAGCCGCGCTCGCCGTGGGCCCCCTCGCTTGCCCTCAACGGCGCCTGGGTGGAGGGGAACGCGGACCGTTTCGATGTCGCCCACGTCCACTTTGGCTTCGAGGGGTTCGAGCTCGAGGAGATCACGGCGTTCATCCGGGCCCTGGCTCGGGTGGGCAAGTCCCTCTTTGTCACGGTCCACGACCTCGAGAACCCGCAGCTGCCGCTCGAGGAGCAGGGCGCGTACCGGGCCAAGCTCGCGGCACTCGTCCGCGCGGCGGACCAGGTCCTCACGCTCACCCCCGGGGCGGCGCGGGAGATCCACGAGCGGTGGGGCGTTCGCGCTGTGGTCGTCGCCCACCCGCCCCAATTCCACACGGCCTCGGCCCCGCTGCCGGACCTCGTGGCGCAGCTGCTGGGCCCCACGGGTGGCCCCGCGGCGGAGCGGCCTTCCGGGACCGCGCCAGCGTCCGTCGTCGGCCAGGAGGGACGCGCCCTCCGCGCGGGCGCGCTGGTCAAGGACGCCCGCCCCAACCTTGACCTCACCGCCCTCGCCTCCCTGGCTCGGGCTGTGGACGACGACGCCGGCTGGCGCCTCGAGATCCTCCACCACGGGCGGTTCCGCGCGGGGCGCGAGGCCGCTGCGGCCGAGCTGCTCGCCGCCGTGGAGCTCCTGGAGCGCGTCACCGCCGTGGAGCGCGGGCGCCTGGAGGACGGGGAGCTCATCGCGTGGGTCGCCTCGCTCGACCTGCTTGTGCTGCCCTACGGGCACGGCACGCACTCGGGCCTCCTGGAGCTCGCGAACGACCTCGGCACCCGCGTGCTCCTGACGCGCGCGGGGCACTTCGGGGATCAAAGGCCCGGGCTGAACATCGTGGCGGACCTCGCCGAGCCGAGCGAGGCGGCAGCCGCGCTCGCGGAGGCGCGCGAGGCGGGGGAGCTGGCCCCGTGCGACGCGGAGACGCTCACGTCCACCCTCAAGGCCGTCCGCCGCGAGCACCGAGAGCTCTACCGCCGGGCCGTGTGGCCGAGGGCGGCGGAGGGACGGGCGGAGCGAAAGCGCGTCCTCGTCCTGGCGCCCTTCCGGCACCCCCTGCGGCAGCCCCACCAGGGCGGCCTCGAGTCCCACGTCTGGACGCTCGTCCGGGAGCTGCGCCACCGGGGTCACGAGGTGTTCCTCGCGGCGCCCGAGGGGTCTGACTTCCTCGAAGGAGCCCCGTCCGAGTTCGTCTACCCGCCGTACGCGTGGCCCGAGGGCGTTCCCGTCACGGACGCGGGGTTCCCGCCGGAGGTCCGGGAGCTGGAGCAGGCTGCGATGAGCCGGGCCATGGAGTTCGCCGCCGCGCACCCTGAGTGGTTCGATGTGGTGCACAATCACACCCTCCATCCGGAGCCGCTGCGGTGGATCGGCCGCCTCGGGGTGCCCATGGTCACGACCGTCCACACCCCGCCCCTGCCTGAGATGGTGGCCGAGTTCGCCGCGCTGACTGAGGACGCGCGGCGCTGGGCGTCCGTCGTCGCCGTCTCGGAGCACACGCAGCGCTCCTGGGACAGCGAGGGCGTGGAGTCTGAGGTCGTGCGCAACGGCGTGGACACGAAGGCGTGGGTGTTCGGCGCGGGCGGGGACGAGCTGTGCTGGTTCGGGCGGATTGTCCCCGAGAAAGGCCCGCACATCGCGATCGCCGTGGCCGAGGCGCTCGGCTGCCCGCTGACGCTCGCCGGGCCCATTGGAGACTCGGAGTACGCCCGGGAGCAGATCCTGCCGCGCCTGGGCCGCCGCCCGTCCGGCGCCGTCATCCGGCACGTGGGGGCCCTGCGGCAGATGGAGCTCGCGGAGCTTGTGGGCTCGAGCGCGTGCTCGCTCATCACGCCGCTGTGGGATGAGCCGTTCGGCCTCGTGGCGGCGGAGTCGCTCGCCTCCGGCACGCCCGTCGTGGCCTTGCGGCGCGGAGGACTCGGCGAGGTTTTCGGGCGCCAGAGGGGCGTCACCCTCGTGGATCCTGCCCCCACCCCTGAGCGGGCAGGCGGAGGGGACGACGACGCGCTGAGCGCGGGGCGGGACCCGCTCGGCAGCGAGATCAACGAGACCGCAGACGTGCCGTGCCCGGAGCGAGACGCGATCTCTGCGGCTCGCATGGCCGAGGCCCTCGTGGACCTGCTGCCCGCCTACAGGGACCCGGAGCAATCGCTGGCCGCGCGGTGGGCTGCGAGACATGACGCAGTGCGCCGCTTCTCGTTCGAGCGCACGATGGACAGGCTCGAGGGCGTCTACGAGCGGGCGTGCGAGGCCGTCGAGGGTCTCGCGTGA
- a CDS encoding WcbI family polysaccharide biosynthesis putative acetyltransferase, with the protein MDPLDAARRRHFGHFYGLDGLPDGDSPFVVVHGNCQAGSLRRLIEAAGARAVRIPPVHELAPDDVPLLHALVARADALVSQPVAAGYHDLPLGVSDLAALLPAGAPTVLVPVLRFAGHFPFQVTVRPSFAPSIDPPLVPYHDLRTIIVASEFPRERAFTPAMAARFEDLTDSVTTEAVQRVAAASVEAMAVRERHHGTVAVSPVLAGEVRLRRTHHTLNHPTNAFFESAAVPVIAALAEALGGGAGLDPSPSAPEAEMLGGIRARIEPVAERAFPGAVTAGPWTVGGEPLADDALRDAQLAWYRDNPGFVDAGLARHADTLALLGLPC; encoded by the coding sequence ATGGACCCCTTGGATGCCGCTCGGCGCCGCCACTTTGGACACTTCTACGGGCTGGACGGCCTGCCGGACGGGGACTCCCCCTTCGTCGTTGTCCACGGCAACTGCCAGGCGGGCTCGCTGCGGAGGCTCATCGAGGCCGCCGGGGCGCGGGCCGTGCGCATCCCTCCCGTCCACGAGCTCGCCCCGGACGACGTGCCCCTGCTCCACGCGCTCGTGGCACGGGCTGACGCGCTCGTGAGCCAGCCGGTGGCCGCCGGATACCACGACCTCCCCCTGGGAGTGTCCGACCTCGCGGCGCTCCTGCCCGCCGGGGCGCCGACGGTCCTCGTGCCCGTCCTGCGGTTCGCGGGGCACTTCCCGTTCCAGGTCACGGTCCGACCCTCGTTTGCCCCGTCTATTGACCCACCCCTTGTGCCGTACCACGATCTTCGGACGATCATCGTGGCCAGCGAGTTTCCCCGCGAGCGCGCCTTCACCCCTGCCATGGCCGCCCGTTTCGAGGACCTCACCGACTCTGTGACAACCGAGGCAGTGCAGCGGGTGGCCGCCGCCTCCGTCGAGGCGATGGCCGTCCGGGAACGCCACCACGGCACGGTGGCGGTCTCCCCCGTCCTGGCCGGCGAGGTCAGGCTGCGGCGGACCCACCACACGCTCAACCACCCCACGAACGCGTTCTTCGAGAGCGCTGCCGTCCCCGTCATCGCGGCACTTGCGGAGGCGCTCGGCGGCGGGGCGGGCCTCGATCCCTCCCCCAGCGCGCCGGAGGCCGAGATGCTCGGCGGGATCCGCGCGCGGATCGAGCCCGTCGCGGAGCGCGCCTTCCCCGGCGCCGTCACCGCCGGCCCCTGGACCGTGGGCGGTGAGCCCCTCGCCGACGACGCCCTCCGGGACGCCCAGCTCGCCTGGTACCGGGACAACCCGGGGTTCGTCGACGCCGGGCTGGCGCGCCACGCGGACACGCTCGCCCTGTTGGGCCTGCCGTGCTGA
- a CDS encoding glycosyltransferase gives MLSAGRPGCAALPLHLVVGPPTHGVALYAAQMAEALGAEIRRASTPEDALRAAHEIRDAGLERVHLHVTDHLFGRSPAEAAESIEGIAAVVGSLSLTLHDIPQASDGPRNLRRRSEAYARIIRAADAVVLNSRHEKRLLREAGIPAAPLTGVIPLPLVPGPRAEGAAEGGSGPEAGARGAASAPEAAVADGSSAEAAAQRAGRPATLGLFGYIYPGKGHAELIEAAARQDPPARVLALGAVATGHDELVRELTAAATARGVDFEVTGFIEDADLPAQLERVDVPVCFHRHFSASGSLNTWISAGRRPLAPDTRYTREMADLRPGTLTLVPDEASLAGAVRRALADPASTRLAPGSLPHGLADAAAEYARFFERAAAGVPQASVVVPYYDDGTSAAPAERLRLILDAIKGQSARDLDVVVADDGSPQPPHLPGWARLVRQEDRGFRAAAARGLGADAAWGQTLVFLDADTVPDPDFVERLTAPLLTGEADLAVGRRDHAWLTGPEAGTPLDSPAWLRDAYARTENLAAADARAYQLVISAVLAVRRDLFEEIGGFDESLSGYGGEDWELAHRAWEAGARMIHVPEARAVHDGPDWGERDGRSHERARREKNAETRALAERIPAGWTRPAGVVFARPELAVRCAGGAWDADDGDALAAWIGALLAVRPDARVELPAGAGPAVAALFAADPRVGVGEVRGAETSGSAAEEGGTAARAAGARFTLVVSRLFEPGVLPAAMAALDDAPENGELGGVRRRAVVVIPSEPAPQGADAAPQEKAGPPPRVAARLTSARAEALRARGLGDEARQPEAGPEADAEAGPEADAEAGLAVEADAFPRLPDLERTWAGW, from the coding sequence GTGCTGAGCGCGGGCCGGCCGGGCTGCGCCGCCCTCCCCCTCCACCTTGTCGTGGGGCCGCCGACACACGGGGTGGCGCTCTACGCCGCGCAGATGGCCGAGGCGCTCGGCGCCGAGATCCGCCGGGCCTCGACGCCCGAGGACGCGCTGCGCGCCGCCCACGAGATCCGGGACGCGGGCCTCGAGCGGGTCCATCTCCACGTCACTGACCACCTCTTCGGGCGCTCCCCGGCCGAGGCTGCGGAGAGCATCGAGGGGATCGCCGCCGTCGTCGGATCCCTCAGCCTGACGCTCCACGACATCCCCCAGGCGAGCGACGGCCCGCGCAACCTCCGCCGCCGCTCCGAGGCGTACGCCCGGATCATCCGGGCGGCGGACGCCGTGGTGCTCAACTCGCGGCACGAGAAGCGCCTCCTGCGGGAGGCCGGCATTCCCGCGGCGCCGCTGACGGGCGTCATTCCCCTGCCGCTCGTCCCGGGCCCCCGCGCGGAGGGGGCGGCCGAGGGCGGCTCTGGCCCCGAGGCGGGGGCGCGCGGTGCGGCCTCAGCGCCCGAGGCCGCCGTCGCTGACGGGTCGTCAGCCGAGGCGGCGGCGCAGCGCGCGGGCCGTCCCGCGACTCTCGGCCTCTTCGGCTACATCTACCCCGGAAAGGGCCACGCGGAGCTCATCGAGGCCGCCGCCCGGCAGGACCCGCCCGCGCGCGTCCTCGCCCTCGGCGCGGTGGCCACGGGCCACGACGAGCTCGTCCGCGAGCTCACCGCCGCCGCCACGGCCCGCGGCGTGGACTTCGAGGTGACCGGGTTCATCGAGGACGCCGACCTCCCCGCCCAGCTGGAGCGCGTGGACGTGCCCGTGTGCTTCCACCGCCACTTCTCCGCCTCGGGCTCCCTCAACACGTGGATCTCGGCCGGCCGCCGCCCCCTCGCCCCAGACACGCGCTACACCCGCGAGATGGCGGACCTGCGCCCGGGGACGCTCACGCTCGTGCCAGACGAGGCGAGCCTCGCCGGGGCCGTCCGCCGCGCCCTTGCCGACCCAGCCTCGACCCGCCTGGCTCCCGGCTCCCTCCCGCACGGGCTCGCGGACGCGGCCGCCGAGTACGCCCGCTTCTTCGAGCGGGCGGCGGCCGGGGTGCCGCAGGCGAGCGTCGTCGTCCCCTACTACGACGACGGCACGTCCGCCGCCCCGGCCGAGCGTCTGCGTCTCATCCTCGACGCCATCAAGGGCCAAAGCGCGCGGGACCTCGACGTGGTGGTGGCCGACGACGGCTCCCCGCAGCCGCCCCACCTGCCCGGCTGGGCGCGGCTCGTGCGGCAAGAGGACCGCGGGTTCCGGGCGGCCGCTGCGCGCGGGCTCGGGGCGGACGCGGCGTGGGGCCAGACGCTCGTCTTCCTCGATGCCGACACGGTCCCGGACCCCGACTTCGTGGAACGCCTGACGGCGCCGCTGCTCACGGGCGAGGCCGACCTCGCCGTCGGCCGGCGAGACCACGCCTGGCTCACCGGGCCAGAGGCCGGCACGCCGCTCGACTCCCCTGCCTGGCTGCGAGACGCCTACGCGCGGACCGAGAACCTCGCGGCCGCGGACGCACGGGCGTATCAGCTCGTCATTTCTGCCGTCTTGGCGGTTCGGCGGGACCTCTTCGAGGAGATCGGCGGGTTCGACGAGTCCCTCTCCGGCTACGGCGGCGAGGACTGGGAGCTCGCTCACCGCGCGTGGGAGGCCGGCGCACGCATGATCCACGTCCCCGAGGCCCGCGCGGTCCACGACGGCCCCGACTGGGGCGAGCGCGACGGCCGCAGCCACGAGCGCGCGAGGCGGGAGAAGAACGCCGAGACCCGCGCCCTCGCCGAGCGGATTCCGGCCGGGTGGACCCGGCCAGCGGGGGTGGTGTTCGCGCGGCCTGAACTGGCGGTGCGGTGTGCGGGCGGGGCCTGGGATGCGGACGACGGCGATGCGCTCGCCGCGTGGATCGGCGCGCTCCTGGCCGTCCGGCCCGATGCTCGGGTGGAGCTCCCCGCCGGGGCCGGTCCCGCCGTGGCGGCCCTCTTCGCCGCCGACCCGCGCGTGGGCGTGGGCGAGGTCCGCGGCGCGGAGACGTCGGGCAGCGCCGCGGAGGAGGGCGGCACAGCGGCGCGGGCCGCCGGCGCCCGGTTCACGCTGGTGGTGTCGAGGCTGTTCGAGCCGGGCGTCCTGCCCGCGGCGATGGCCGCACTGGACGATGCCCCGGAGAACGGGGAGCTGGGAGGTGTGCGGCGGCGCGCCGTCGTCGTCATCCCGAGCGAACCCGCTCCTCAAGGCGCCGATGCCGCCCCGCAGGAGAAGGCCGGACCGCCGCCCCGGGTGGCCGCCCGGCTGACGAGCGCCCGCGCAGAGGCGCTGCGGGCGCGGGGGCTCGGCGACGAGGCCCGGCAGCCCGAGGCGGGCCCCGAGGCGGATGCCGAGGCAGGCCCCGAGGCGGATGCCGAGGCGGGCCTGGCGGTCGAGGCCGACGCGTTCCCCCGTCTCCCAGATCTCGAGCGCACCTGGGCCGGATGGTGA
- a CDS encoding amino acid permease — translation MSSSMTKAAPPAAASDNEGYSKGLKNRHIQMIGIGGAIGSGLFVGSASRLHQAGPSLIISYAICGIVAMIVVRALGEMVLHRPTPGAFVSYSREFLGEGAGFAAGWFHFLNWAFTIIADCTAIAVFLSFWPGIRDSVPQWGLAAIALAVVLAVNLIGVKLFGEMEFWFSAIKVAAIIIFMLIAIFFIVTQADLSGNGQQATAGFHNITDSGFFPNGVSPMFQLMSGIIFAFAAMELIGVAAGEAENPREIMPKAVRSVLWRILVFYIGTIGLLAILLPTSQYTAGESPFVTVLDRVGFHLGPVHMADIMNVVLISAVASSMNSGLYSTGRVLRTMSLAGAAPKYLAKMSSHHVPYAAILTTAFFGLLGVGINYMWPSEAFEIVLEIATIGIIGVWSLILLAHMGMLRKVKRGEMVRPDFRLRGAPVLNVFALVFLLTVLVLIGIGSDPHSALAVRIGLPVVAVLMVGGWMLVRNRVNGEALDREGMV, via the coding sequence ATGAGCAGTTCCATGACGAAGGCGGCACCCCCAGCCGCCGCGAGCGACAACGAAGGTTATTCGAAAGGGCTCAAAAACCGTCACATTCAGATGATCGGCATTGGCGGCGCCATTGGCTCGGGCCTCTTCGTCGGCTCCGCCTCCCGCCTGCACCAGGCCGGCCCGTCCCTCATCATCTCGTACGCGATCTGCGGCATCGTCGCCATGATCGTCGTCCGGGCCCTGGGCGAGATGGTCCTCCACCGACCCACCCCGGGAGCGTTCGTCTCCTATTCGCGCGAGTTCCTCGGCGAGGGCGCCGGCTTCGCGGCCGGCTGGTTCCACTTCCTCAACTGGGCCTTCACGATCATCGCGGACTGCACCGCCATTGCCGTGTTCCTCAGCTTCTGGCCCGGCATCCGCGACTCGGTCCCACAGTGGGGCCTGGCGGCCATTGCGCTCGCCGTGGTCCTCGCCGTCAACCTGATCGGCGTCAAGCTCTTCGGCGAGATGGAGTTCTGGTTCTCCGCCATCAAGGTCGCGGCGATCATCATCTTCATGCTCATCGCGATCTTCTTCATCGTCACGCAGGCGGACCTCTCCGGCAACGGCCAGCAGGCCACCGCGGGCTTCCACAACATCACGGACAGCGGCTTCTTCCCGAACGGCGTCTCCCCGATGTTCCAGCTCATGAGCGGCATCATCTTCGCGTTCGCCGCGATGGAGCTCATCGGCGTCGCCGCCGGCGAGGCCGAGAACCCCCGCGAGATCATGCCCAAGGCAGTCCGCTCGGTTCTGTGGCGCATCCTCGTCTTCTACATCGGCACGATCGGCCTTCTGGCCATCCTCCTCCCGACGAGCCAGTACACCGCGGGCGAGTCCCCGTTCGTCACCGTCCTCGACCGCGTGGGCTTCCACCTCGGCCCGGTCCACATGGCTGACATCATGAACGTCGTCCTCATCTCCGCCGTGGCGTCCTCGATGAACTCGGGCCTGTACTCCACGGGCCGCGTGCTGCGCACGATGTCCCTCGCGGGTGCCGCCCCGAAGTACCTCGCCAAGATGAGCTCGCACCACGTCCCGTACGCGGCGATCCTCACCACCGCATTCTTCGGCCTCCTCGGCGTCGGCATCAACTACATGTGGCCATCCGAGGCGTTCGAGATCGTCCTCGAGATCGCGACGATCGGCATCATCGGCGTCTGGAGCCTCATCCTCCTGGCCCACATGGGCATGCTCCGCAAGGTCAAGCGCGGCGAGATGGTTCGCCCCGACTTCCGCCTCCGCGGCGCGCCCGTGCTCAACGTGTTCGCGCTCGTCTTCCTGCTGACGGTGCTCGTGCTCATCGGCATCGGAAGCGACCCGCACTCGGCCCTGGCCGTGCGGATTGGCCTCCCCGTCGTGGCCGTGCTCATGGTCGGAGGATGGATGCTCGTCCGCAACCGCGTCAACGGTGAAGCCCTCGACCGCGAGGGCATGGTCTAG
- a CDS encoding VOC family protein, which produces MSAHLNLSHLTIALDAPDAPALATFYATILGWETSRIESQTVWVNVYPAEGTAPFSLGIQQVENYRAPEWPNGDIPQQAHLDFDVASLAESEPLVLAAGATKHPVQPSKNGNFIVYLDPAGHPFCLCQA; this is translated from the coding sequence ATGAGCGCACACCTGAACCTGTCCCACCTGACCATCGCCCTGGATGCCCCGGACGCCCCGGCCCTCGCGACGTTCTATGCGACGATCCTCGGCTGGGAGACTAGCCGCATCGAGTCCCAGACCGTGTGGGTCAACGTCTACCCCGCGGAGGGCACGGCCCCGTTCAGCCTCGGCATCCAGCAGGTGGAGAACTACCGCGCGCCGGAGTGGCCCAACGGCGACATCCCCCAGCAGGCTCACCTCGACTTCGACGTGGCCTCCCTCGCCGAGTCCGAGCCCCTCGTTCTCGCAGCGGGCGCCACGAAGCACCCCGTCCAGCCGTCGAAGAACGGCAACTTCATCGTGTACCTGGACCCGGCGGGGCACCCGTTCTGCCTCTGCCAGGCCTAG
- a CDS encoding alpha/beta fold hydrolase, which translates to MTQSQPLTPAPLVHSVVAPSSEEVAPDARRVVFLHGLFGRGKNFTRIAAGLAPEARSLLVDLPNHGQSAWTETIDYPGLADAIAAHLREGFAVDGPVDVVGHSMGGKVAMMLALRHPDLVRRLVVVDISPVPSPPGWGNFQHLLASLASLNLGTLTSRSQASEELTDPIPNPGVRGFLLQNLARRGDGFEWEPNLDLLRRELPTIMGFPDAAGAHFDGPVLWIAGERSPYVRDEDAPAMRALFPRVRRLTVKGASHWVHSDKPEEFIAALRSFLLAPGE; encoded by the coding sequence GTGACCCAGTCCCAGCCCTTGACGCCCGCTCCGCTCGTCCATTCCGTCGTGGCCCCGTCCTCGGAGGAGGTGGCGCCGGATGCCCGCCGCGTGGTCTTCCTCCACGGCCTCTTCGGCCGCGGCAAGAACTTCACGCGCATCGCTGCGGGCCTGGCGCCCGAGGCCCGCAGTCTTCTCGTTGACCTCCCCAACCATGGCCAGTCCGCTTGGACGGAGACGATCGACTACCCGGGCCTGGCCGATGCAATAGCAGCCCACCTTCGTGAGGGCTTCGCCGTGGACGGCCCGGTGGACGTCGTGGGCCACTCGATGGGCGGCAAGGTCGCCATGATGCTTGCCTTGAGGCACCCTGACCTCGTGCGGCGGCTCGTCGTCGTCGACATCTCCCCGGTTCCCTCACCTCCCGGGTGGGGAAATTTCCAGCACTTGCTCGCGTCCCTTGCCTCGCTGAATCTCGGAACCCTCACCTCCCGTTCACAGGCGAGCGAGGAGCTCACGGACCCCATCCCGAACCCGGGCGTGCGAGGCTTCCTGCTTCAGAACCTCGCGCGGCGCGGGGACGGTTTCGAGTGGGAGCCTAACCTCGACCTCCTGCGCCGGGAGCTGCCGACCATCATGGGCTTCCCCGACGCGGCTGGGGCGCACTTCGACGGCCCCGTCCTGTGGATCGCCGGCGAGCGCTCCCCGTACGTCCGCGACGAGGACGCCCCCGCCATGCGCGCCCTCTTCCCGCGGGTCCGCAGACTCACGGTCAAGGGGGCCAGCCACTGGGTGCACTCGGACAAGCCGGAGGAGTTCATCGCGGCGCTGCGCTCCTTCCTCCTCGCGCCGGGGGAGTAG